In Solobacterium moorei, a single genomic region encodes these proteins:
- the topA gene encoding type I DNA topoisomerase, which produces MKNLVIVESPSKSKTIGKYLGKDYTVVSSKGHIRDLATRGKEGLGVDVENDFAPTYEISKDKKETVKELRAEAAKAKRVYLATDPDREGEAISWHLAQELGLAEEAIDRVTFHEITKNAVQEAFQSPRAIDMDLVHSQETRRILDRIIGFKLSKLLHNKIRSKSAGRVQSVALKLVVEREKEIQAFIPEEYWTLDAKFHKDKIDFSASLAKINGKKAELKTQEEAQKAYDACQGNFVVSNIKSTTRKREARPPFITSTLQQEASTKLSFSAKRTMSIAQRLYEGVDVGNGQEGLITYMRTDSTRLSDVYVNGARELIQNEYGKQYLGRYHVSNDANSQDAHEAIRPTSLANTPEKLKAHLTSEQYKLYALIYARALSSLMSAAKYDSLTLTLSQNGYDFTASGSTMKFDGYLKVYGEYESGKDVVLPSFEEQEQIAAKELKANQHFTEPPARYTEAKLIKALEEDGIGRPSTYAMIIDTIQARGYVTLEKASESSRTKVFKPTEQGILTTEKLDEFFQDIINVRYTAKMESTLDEIADGTAEEVTTLKDFYNRFQPLLEHAYENMEKKELEKVGEICPDCGGELVYRTGRFGKFISCSNFPTCRYTRQIDKPEKEKPEPTGKMCPDCGSELLKRKSRYGTYFLGCSNFPKCHYMENLEGERIVSKKDKAKAEKETKTTKATKKTSAKKTTKKAATKKTTAKKTTTKRTKKNEE; this is translated from the coding sequence ATGAAAAACTTAGTGATTGTGGAGTCACCATCAAAGTCAAAGACGATTGGAAAGTACTTAGGAAAAGACTATACTGTTGTTTCAAGTAAGGGACATATTCGAGATCTAGCGACTAGAGGAAAAGAGGGTCTTGGTGTTGATGTTGAAAATGATTTTGCACCAACCTATGAGATATCAAAGGATAAAAAAGAAACAGTAAAAGAACTACGCGCAGAAGCTGCCAAAGCAAAGCGTGTATATCTAGCAACCGACCCAGACCGTGAAGGGGAAGCTATTAGTTGGCATCTAGCCCAAGAGTTAGGACTAGCTGAAGAAGCAATCGATCGTGTTACGTTCCATGAAATTACAAAAAATGCAGTACAAGAAGCGTTCCAATCTCCACGTGCAATTGATATGGACCTTGTACACTCCCAAGAAACAAGACGTATCTTAGACCGTATTATCGGCTTTAAGTTATCAAAGCTATTACATAATAAGATTCGCTCCAAGTCTGCTGGTCGCGTACAATCAGTAGCGTTGAAGTTAGTTGTTGAACGCGAAAAAGAAATCCAAGCATTCATTCCAGAAGAATACTGGACATTAGATGCGAAGTTTCACAAGGATAAGATCGATTTCTCAGCAAGCCTTGCAAAGATCAATGGAAAAAAAGCAGAATTAAAAACACAAGAAGAAGCCCAGAAAGCATATGATGCATGTCAGGGTAATTTCGTTGTGTCTAATATCAAGTCTACAACACGTAAGCGTGAAGCACGTCCACCATTTATTACAAGTACTTTACAACAAGAAGCTTCCACGAAACTTTCTTTCTCCGCAAAGCGTACGATGTCAATCGCACAACGGTTATATGAAGGTGTAGACGTAGGAAATGGTCAAGAAGGTTTGATTACTTACATGCGTACTGATAGTACACGTTTATCAGATGTATATGTAAATGGTGCTAGAGAACTCATTCAAAATGAATATGGGAAACAGTATCTGGGTAGATACCATGTAAGTAATGATGCAAATTCTCAAGACGCTCACGAAGCAATTCGTCCAACAAGTCTTGCCAATACCCCAGAAAAGCTAAAGGCGCACTTAACAAGCGAACAGTATAAGTTATATGCATTGATCTATGCGCGTGCTTTATCATCACTCATGTCGGCAGCGAAGTACGACTCACTCACATTAACACTCAGTCAGAATGGCTATGACTTTACTGCTTCTGGAAGCACGATGAAGTTTGATGGTTACTTAAAGGTATATGGTGAATATGAATCTGGTAAGGATGTCGTATTACCATCCTTTGAAGAACAAGAACAAATCGCCGCAAAGGAACTCAAAGCGAACCAACACTTCACAGAACCACCAGCAAGATATACAGAAGCCAAGTTAATCAAGGCACTTGAAGAAGATGGAATCGGTAGACCTTCTACATATGCGATGATTATCGATACAATTCAAGCAAGAGGCTACGTAACATTAGAGAAGGCTTCTGAAAGCAGTCGTACAAAAGTATTCAAACCAACAGAACAGGGTATCCTAACAACGGAGAAGCTAGATGAATTCTTCCAAGATATTATCAATGTTCGCTATACTGCCAAGATGGAATCCACGTTAGATGAAATCGCAGATGGTACAGCAGAAGAAGTCACAACATTAAAAGACTTCTATAACCGTTTCCAACCATTACTAGAACATGCATACGAAAACATGGAAAAGAAAGAGTTGGAAAAGGTTGGTGAAATTTGTCCTGATTGTGGTGGCGAACTTGTCTATCGTACAGGTAGATTTGGTAAGTTTATCTCTTGTTCAAACTTCCCAACGTGTCGATATACAAGACAAATTGATAAACCAGAAAAAGAAAAGCCAGAACCAACAGGTAAGATGTGCCCTGATTGTGGCAGTGAACTATTAAAACGTAAGAGTCGTTATGGAACATATTTCTTAGGTTGTTCAAACTTCCCTAAGTGTCATTACATGGAAAATCTAGAAGGAGAACGTATTGTCTCCAAGAAGGATAAGGCCAAGGCAGAAAAGGAAACAAAGACAACAAAGGCAACAAAGAAGACATCGGCTAAGAAGACAACAAAGAAAGCAGCTACTAAAAAAACAACTGCCAAAAAGACAACAACAAAACGTACAAAGAAAAACGAGGAATAG
- the rplS gene encoding 50S ribosomal protein L19, protein MKLNLVEKITKSQLRTDVPDFKSGDTVKVNVRIKEGQKTRIQAYEGVVVDRSNGGIGATFTVRKISNGVGVQRTFPVHSPIIEKIEVVRYGKVRRAKLGYLKGLSAKNARIKEDRRK, encoded by the coding sequence ATGAAGTTGAATTTAGTAGAAAAGATTACAAAGAGTCAGCTACGTACAGATGTTCCTGATTTCAAGTCAGGTGACACAGTTAAGGTTAACGTACGTATTAAGGAAGGTCAGAAGACACGTATTCAGGCTTATGAAGGTGTCGTAGTGGATCGTTCTAACGGTGGTATTGGCGCAACATTCACAGTTCGTAAGATTTCCAACGGTGTAGGTGTACAGAGAACATTCCCAGTTCATTCACCAATCATTGAAAAGATTGAAGTAGTTCGTTACGGTAAGGTTCGTAGAGCCAAGCTCGGCTACCTCAAGGGATTATCTGCTAAGAACGCTCGTATCAAGGAAGATCGTCGTAAGTAG
- the trmFO gene encoding methylenetetrahydrofolate--tRNA-(uracil(54)-C(5))-methyltransferase (FADH(2)-oxidizing) TrmFO, whose protein sequence is MDVSVIGAGLAGCEAAYQLAKRGFHVRLYEMKPVKHSPAHHSDDFAELVCSNSLRSDALTNAVGVLKEEMRQIGSLIMQIADNNKVPAGSALAVDREKFAKAVTETIRNHPNIEVIAEEVTKIPEGPTIIATGPLSSEGMMKAIGTLIDDRYCYFYDAAAPIVTAESINFSKAYKKSRYDKGEADYINCPMTREEFDAFYMELIQAETAEVHAFEKEVFFEGCMPFEVMAKRGRDTLLFGPMKPVGLEQEGKKRPYAVVQLRQDNAQASLYNIVGFQTHLKWGEQKRIIQMIPGLENAEIVRYGVMHRNTYICSPIYLRETYQFKDRDDLFFAGQMTGVEGYVESAASGMLAGINMAHVLKGEEPVVLGVNTMMGAMAHYITHADPNHFQPMNANFGIMHLEGEVKKKDRKAAYAPQALKIIQELKEKDEL, encoded by the coding sequence ATGGATGTATCAGTAATCGGTGCAGGCTTAGCAGGATGTGAAGCCGCATATCAATTAGCCAAAAGAGGATTTCATGTTCGTCTCTATGAGATGAAACCAGTGAAGCATTCGCCAGCGCATCATAGTGATGACTTTGCGGAGCTGGTATGTTCCAATTCATTACGCTCTGACGCACTCACAAATGCAGTCGGTGTTTTGAAAGAGGAGATGCGTCAGATTGGCTCATTGATCATGCAGATAGCTGATAACAACAAGGTGCCGGCAGGCAGTGCTTTAGCAGTAGACCGTGAAAAGTTTGCTAAGGCAGTCACAGAGACGATACGCAATCATCCCAATATTGAAGTGATTGCAGAAGAAGTAACAAAGATTCCGGAGGGACCAACAATTATCGCGACAGGGCCATTAAGTTCTGAAGGTATGATGAAGGCTATCGGTACTCTGATTGATGATCGCTATTGTTATTTCTATGATGCGGCCGCACCAATCGTAACTGCAGAATCCATTAATTTTAGCAAGGCCTATAAGAAGTCGCGTTACGATAAGGGTGAAGCAGATTATATTAACTGTCCTATGACACGCGAAGAGTTTGATGCGTTCTACATGGAACTAATCCAAGCAGAAACAGCGGAAGTACATGCCTTTGAAAAAGAAGTATTCTTTGAAGGATGTATGCCATTTGAAGTCATGGCAAAACGTGGAAGAGATACCTTACTCTTTGGTCCAATGAAACCAGTAGGACTTGAACAAGAAGGCAAGAAACGTCCTTATGCAGTTGTACAGTTACGCCAAGATAACGCACAAGCATCCTTGTACAATATCGTTGGTTTTCAAACACACCTCAAGTGGGGAGAACAGAAACGTATTATTCAGATGATACCAGGACTTGAGAATGCCGAAATCGTTCGCTATGGTGTCATGCATCGAAATACATATATTTGCTCACCAATCTATCTACGCGAAACATATCAGTTTAAAGATAGAGATGACTTGTTCTTTGCAGGACAAATGACAGGTGTAGAAGGATATGTAGAATCCGCTGCATCAGGAATGCTAGCAGGTATTAATATGGCCCATGTACTAAAGGGTGAAGAGCCAGTAGTACTTGGTGTAAATACAATGATGGGCGCAATGGCACATTATATTACGCATGCAGATCCAAATCACTTCCAACCAATGAACGCAAACTTTGGTATTATGCACTTAGAAGGTGAAGTGAAGAAGAAAGACCGTAAAGCCGCCTACGCTCCACAAGCTTTAAAAATCATTCAGGAGTTAAAAGAAAAGGATGAACTTTGA
- a CDS encoding DNA-processing protein DprA codes for MDKRKKLATLSVMYQGDWDTIAKALQDDVQAIDIPIKDSYITIYDSEYPDSLRKLRFPPWVLFYSGDISLLRKPMLTIIGSRQMTDYAKWLVEESVMNLKERFVLVSGLAKGIDGYVHTMAIQGGHTIAVIGSGLDIHYPYENEHLYQQLQKTDLILSEYPSGTGVRKHHFPWRNRILAALGESVIVIAAKIRSGTMCTVNEAIALDKDIYVFPHLYRSEQGMGCNKLIADGAQILYDTIQIKEMIPKKDD; via the coding sequence ATGGACAAAAGAAAAAAATTAGCTACACTATCAGTAATGTACCAAGGAGATTGGGATACGATTGCGAAAGCTTTACAAGATGATGTACAAGCAATTGACATTCCAATCAAAGACTCGTATATTACAATTTACGACAGTGAGTATCCCGATAGTTTACGAAAATTACGATTTCCTCCATGGGTATTATTTTATAGTGGAGATATTTCATTATTGCGTAAGCCAATGTTAACGATCATCGGCAGTCGACAAATGACTGATTATGCAAAGTGGTTAGTTGAAGAAAGCGTAATGAACTTAAAAGAACGTTTTGTGTTAGTTTCTGGACTTGCCAAAGGGATTGATGGTTATGTACATACCATGGCAATTCAAGGCGGTCATACGATTGCGGTTATCGGTAGCGGCTTAGATATTCACTATCCATATGAAAACGAGCATCTCTATCAACAGTTACAAAAGACAGATTTAATATTAAGTGAATATCCATCTGGTACAGGTGTACGCAAGCATCACTTCCCATGGCGTAATCGCATTTTAGCGGCGCTTGGAGAAAGTGTGATTGTGATTGCGGCAAAGATACGTTCAGGTACGATGTGCACTGTAAATGAAGCCATCGCATTAGATAAGGATATCTATGTATTTCCTCATCTATATCGCAGTGAACAGGGGATGGGTTGTAACAAATTAATTGCGGATGGAGCACAGATTTTATACGATACGATACAGATAAAAGAGATGATTCCGAAAAAAGATGATTGA
- the lepB gene encoding signal peptidase I, with product MNTDMNKDQEMLDETRVMERLTDETTVIDMGKIRNEQNQPKKKDNKEESTIFSFFKEVFISLAVVLIIVNFVVRPIQVKGSSMYNTLEDGYFGVSDLIGYRLTGLKRFDIVIVYLAEKKEYLIKRVIGLPGETVEYRNNQLYINGEPVEEPFLDASYTSTYPGTFTGDFKTEKLGEDEYFCMGDNRPHSSDSRYYGAFHKSDIVSKGVFIIYPFKAFGVYTW from the coding sequence ATGAATACGGATATGAATAAAGATCAAGAAATGCTTGATGAAACAAGAGTTATGGAACGATTGACAGATGAGACAACTGTCATCGATATGGGAAAAATTAGAAATGAACAAAACCAACCAAAGAAGAAAGATAACAAGGAAGAAAGTACGATTTTTTCGTTCTTTAAAGAAGTATTTATTTCTCTTGCGGTGGTATTAATTATTGTGAACTTTGTGGTTAGACCAATTCAGGTAAAAGGAAGCTCCATGTATAACACATTAGAAGATGGGTATTTTGGCGTTTCTGATTTAATTGGCTATCGCTTAACAGGATTAAAGCGTTTTGATATTGTCATTGTTTATCTAGCAGAGAAAAAAGAATATCTCATCAAGCGTGTCATTGGCTTGCCTGGTGAGACAGTTGAATATCGTAATAATCAACTCTATATAAATGGAGAACCAGTAGAAGAGCCATTCTTAGATGCGTCTTATACAAGTACATATCCTGGAACATTCACCGGTGATTTTAAGACAGAGAAGCTTGGAGAGGATGAATACTTCTGTATGGGAGATAATCGTCCACATTCTTCTGACTCACGTTACTATGGTGCATTTCACAAGTCCGATATTGTATCCAAGGGTGTATTTATAATCTATCCATTTAAGGCATTTGGAGTATACACATGGTAA
- the ylqF gene encoding ribosome biogenesis GTPase YlqF — MVKIQWYPGHMEKARREMTERLKSVDMLIELRDARIPEASVNPMLKQMAQGKPRLIVLSKIDMADPVQTKKWVEYLSQGENACLALDLMRDSQCGKKIIREAIKLMEEKRQKQIARGIRPRAVRAMACGIPNVGKSTMINRINGKNALKAADKPGVTRSLTWLHADSNLDLLDTPGVLWPKFDDEKTGSLLAALGSINDDILDRKMVAMDAIHYIQDLYPNLLEEIYDSGEVNPNGMLKAIAKKRNLLKADSELDVKRAAELFLTELRHGKLGRLTLERVDEEPKNLSE; from the coding sequence ATGGTAAAGATTCAGTGGTATCCGGGACATATGGAAAAAGCCCGTCGTGAAATGACGGAGCGCTTGAAGTCGGTTGATATGTTGATAGAGCTGCGGGATGCTAGAATTCCTGAGGCATCTGTCAATCCAATGTTAAAGCAGATGGCACAGGGAAAACCTCGTTTAATCGTTTTATCAAAGATTGATATGGCAGATCCAGTTCAGACAAAGAAGTGGGTAGAATATCTAAGCCAAGGTGAGAATGCATGTCTAGCTTTAGATTTAATGAGAGATTCACAGTGTGGTAAAAAGATTATCCGTGAAGCAATCAAGCTCATGGAAGAAAAGCGTCAGAAACAGATTGCGAGAGGAATACGCCCACGTGCAGTTCGTGCGATGGCTTGTGGTATCCCTAACGTTGGTAAGTCGACGATGATTAACCGTATTAACGGTAAGAACGCATTAAAGGCAGCAGATAAGCCAGGTGTAACACGTTCCTTAACCTGGTTACACGCAGATTCAAACTTAGATTTATTAGATACACCAGGTGTACTATGGCCAAAGTTTGATGATGAAAAGACAGGTTCCTTACTTGCGGCACTCGGTTCTATCAATGATGATATCTTAGACCGTAAAATGGTAGCTATGGATGCCATTCACTATATTCAAGATCTTTATCCAAATCTATTGGAAGAAATCTATGATAGTGGTGAAGTCAATCCAAATGGCATGTTAAAGGCAATTGCGAAAAAGAGAAACTTACTCAAAGCAGATAGTGAATTAGATGTAAAGCGTGCTGCGGAGTTATTCTTAACGGAACTACGCCATGGGAAATTGGGTAGATTAACATTGGAGAGAGTTGATGAAGAACCAAAAAATCTGTCCGAATGA
- a CDS encoding ribonuclease HII, which yields MKNQKICPNEYEHQYWPLEKLIVGIDEAGRGPLAGPLTVVGVVFPIGYENPDIYDSKSISEKKRNALFEQIQEDALWFEIIQVSPEDIDKYNIYRADQLAMEQIAIHSDAEIVLTDAMPLIIEGKEIIPLVKGDQKSISIAAASILAKVTRDRVMLEYDKEYPEYGFAKHKGYPTKQHMEALHTYGVTKIHRKSFGPVREEYMKMKLF from the coding sequence ATGAAGAACCAAAAAATCTGTCCGAATGAATATGAACATCAATATTGGCCACTTGAGAAATTGATTGTCGGTATTGATGAAGCAGGACGTGGACCGCTAGCTGGACCATTAACAGTTGTGGGTGTTGTCTTTCCAATAGGATATGAAAACCCAGATATCTATGATTCCAAATCTATCAGTGAAAAGAAGCGTAATGCACTATTTGAACAGATTCAAGAGGATGCACTATGGTTTGAAATCATTCAGGTATCACCAGAAGATATTGATAAGTACAATATCTATCGTGCAGATCAGCTCGCAATGGAACAAATCGCCATCCATTCTGACGCAGAAATCGTATTAACAGATGCGATGCCATTAATAATTGAGGGAAAAGAAATCATCCCACTTGTAAAGGGTGATCAAAAATCCATCTCTATCGCAGCTGCAAGTATCCTTGCGAAAGTTACAAGAGATCGTGTGATGTTGGAATACGATAAAGAATATCCAGAGTATGGCTTTGCCAAGCATAAAGGTTATCCAACCAAGCAACATATGGAAGCCTTACATACCTATGGGGTAACCAAGATTCATCGTAAGAGTTTTGGCCCTGTACGGGAAGAATACATGAAGATGAAATTGTTCTAG